From one Streptomyces sp. NBC_01478 genomic stretch:
- the secY gene encoding preprotein translocase subunit SecY, translating to MLTAFARAFRTPDLRKKLLFTLAIVVVYRVGTHVPIPGVDYKSVQTCIDVSNGNQGLFGLVNMFSGGALLQITIFALGIMPYITASIILQLLTVVIPRLEALKKEGQAGTAKITQYTRYLTVALAILQGTGLVATARSGALFSGCPTANQIVPDQSIFTTITMVVCMTAGTCVVMWLGELITDRGIGNGMSILMFISIAATFPSALWAIKKQGTLAGGWIEFGTVILVGLVMVGLVVFVEQAQRRIPVQYAKRMIGRRSYGGTSTYIPLKVNQAGVIPVIFASSLLYIPALVAQFSGSTSGWKTWIETNLTKGDHPIYLVSYFLLIVFFAFFYVAISFNPEEVADNMKKYGGFIPGIRAGRPTAEYLSYVLNRITWPGSLYLGLIALVPTMALVGFNASGNFPFGGTSILIIVGVGLETVKQIESQLQQRNYEGFLR from the coding sequence GTGCTCACCGCGTTCGCCCGGGCGTTCAGGACACCCGACCTGCGCAAGAAGCTGCTCTTCACGCTCGCGATCGTCGTGGTGTACCGCGTCGGTACGCACGTCCCGATCCCGGGCGTCGATTACAAGAGCGTCCAGACCTGTATCGACGTCTCGAACGGAAACCAGGGTCTGTTCGGTCTGGTCAACATGTTCAGCGGTGGCGCGCTGCTCCAGATCACGATCTTCGCGCTCGGCATCATGCCGTACATCACGGCGAGCATCATTCTGCAGTTGCTGACCGTGGTGATCCCGCGTCTGGAAGCCCTGAAGAAGGAGGGCCAGGCCGGCACGGCGAAGATCACGCAGTACACGCGTTATCTGACCGTGGCGCTCGCCATCCTCCAGGGCACCGGTCTGGTGGCCACCGCCCGCAGCGGCGCCCTCTTCTCGGGCTGCCCGACGGCGAATCAGATCGTCCCGGACCAGTCGATCTTCACCACCATCACCATGGTCGTCTGCATGACCGCCGGCACCTGCGTCGTGATGTGGCTCGGCGAGCTCATCACCGACCGCGGCATCGGCAACGGCATGTCGATCCTCATGTTCATCTCGATCGCCGCGACCTTCCCGTCCGCGCTGTGGGCCATCAAGAAGCAGGGCACCCTGGCCGGCGGCTGGATCGAGTTCGGCACCGTGATCCTCGTCGGTCTGGTGATGGTCGGCCTGGTGGTCTTCGTCGAGCAGGCCCAGCGCCGCATCCCGGTCCAGTACGCGAAGCGCATGATCGGCCGCCGTTCCTACGGCGGTACGTCGACCTACATCCCGCTGAAGGTCAATCAGGCCGGTGTGATTCCGGTCATCTTCGCGTCGTCGCTGCTCTACATCCCGGCTCTGGTCGCTCAGTTCTCCGGCAGCACGTCCGGCTGGAAGACCTGGATCGAGACCAACCTGACCAAGGGTGACCACCCGATTTACCTGGTCAGCTACTTCCTGCTGATCGTTTTCTTCGCGTTCTTCTACGTGGCGATCTCGTTCAACCCCGAGGAAGTCGCCGACAACATGAAGAAGTATGGTGGCTTCATCCCGGGCATCCGGGCTGGCCGGCCCACCGCTGAGTACCTGAGTTACGTACTCAACCGGATCACCTGGCCGGGTTCGCTGTATCTGGGTCTGATCGCTCTCGTACCGACGATGGCGTTGGTCGGTTTCAACGCAAGCGGCAACTTCCCGTTCGGCGGGACCAGCATCCTGATCATCGTGGGTGTCGGTCTCGAGACGGTGAAGCAGATCGAGAGCCAGCTCCAGCAGCGCAATTACGAAGGGTTCCTCCGCTGA
- the rpsM gene encoding 30S ribosomal protein S13 yields the protein MARVSGVDIPREKRVEVALTYVFGIGRTLSQLTLAETGIDPNTRVRDLSEEQLVAIREYVDANIKTEGDLRREIQADIRRKVEIGCYQGLRHRRGLPVRGQRTSTNARTRKGPRRAIAGKKKPGKK from the coding sequence ATGGCACGCGTTTCCGGTGTCGACATCCCGCGCGAAAAGCGCGTGGAGGTCGCCCTCACCTACGTGTTCGGCATTGGTCGGACCCTTTCCCAGCTGACGCTGGCCGAGACCGGCATCGACCCCAACACCCGCGTTCGCGACCTCTCGGAAGAGCAGCTCGTCGCGATTCGTGAGTACGTCGACGCCAACATCAAGACCGAGGGTGACCTCCGTCGCGAGATCCAGGCCGACATCCGCCGCAAGGTGGAGATCGGCTGCTACCAGGGTCTCCGTCACCGTCGTGGTCTGCCCGTACGCGGTCAGCGCACCAGCACGAACGCTCGTACCCGCAAGGGTCCGCGTCGCGCCATCGCCGGCAAGAAGAAGCCGGGCAAGAAGTAG
- the map gene encoding type I methionyl aminopeptidase — MVQIKTPEQIARMREAGLVVAAIHAATREAAVPGASTKDLDEVARKVLADHNAKPNFLGYGGFPATICTSVNEVVVHGIPSEEVVLKDGDIISIDCGAIIDGWHGDAAYTAFVGSGHSPELLELSRVTEGSMWAGIAAMKLGNRLVDISRAIETYIRRQPKPGGGKYGIVEDYGGHGIGTEMHMDPHLLNYVEKRRGKGPKLVPGFCLAIEPMVSLGTPKTEVLSDDWTVITTDGTWSSHWEHSVALTEEGPLVLTAPDGGKAKLAEFGITAAPDPLA; from the coding sequence ATGGTGCAGATCAAGACCCCCGAGCAGATCGCCAGGATGCGCGAGGCGGGACTGGTCGTCGCCGCCATCCACGCGGCGACCCGTGAGGCCGCCGTGCCCGGCGCGAGCACGAAGGATCTGGACGAGGTGGCCCGCAAGGTCCTCGCCGACCACAACGCGAAGCCCAACTTCCTTGGCTACGGCGGCTTCCCGGCCACGATCTGCACCTCGGTGAACGAGGTCGTCGTCCACGGCATCCCCTCCGAGGAGGTGGTGCTGAAGGACGGCGACATCATCTCCATCGACTGCGGCGCGATCATCGACGGCTGGCACGGGGACGCGGCGTACACGGCGTTCGTGGGCTCGGGGCACTCCCCGGAGCTTCTTGAGCTGTCGCGGGTGACCGAGGGGTCGATGTGGGCCGGGATCGCCGCGATGAAGCTGGGGAATCGGCTCGTCGACATCTCCCGTGCGATCGAGACGTACATCCGGCGGCAGCCGAAGCCGGGTGGGGGTAAGTACGGGATCGTCGAGGACTACGGCGGTCACGGCATCGGTACCGAGATGCACATGGACCCGCATCTGTTGAACTACGTGGAGAAGCGGCGGGGGAAGGGGCCGAAGCTGGTGCCGGGGTTCTGCCTCGCCATCGAGCCGATGGTGTCTCTGGGGACCCCGAAGACCGAGGTGCTCTCGGATGACTGGACGGTCATTACGACGGACGGGACGTGGTCGTCCCACTGGGAGCACTCGGTGGCTTTGACCGAGGAGGGGCCGCTTGTGCTGACGGCTCCTGATGGGGGTAAGGCGAAGCTGGCCGAGTTCGGGATCACGGCTGCGCCGGATCCGCTCGCGTAG
- the infA gene encoding translation initiation factor IF-1, producing MAKKQGAIEIEGTVVESLPNAMFKVELQNGHQVLAHISGKMRMHYIRILPDDRVVVELSPYDLTRGRIVYRYK from the coding sequence GTGGCCAAGAAGCAAGGTGCCATCGAGATCGAGGGCACTGTCGTCGAGTCTCTTCCGAACGCCATGTTCAAGGTCGAGCTCCAGAACGGCCACCAGGTCCTGGCACACATCAGCGGCAAGATGCGTATGCACTACATCCGTATCCTCCCTGACGACCGGGTCGTGGTGGAGCTGTCTCCGTACGACCTCACGCGTGGCCGGATCGTCTACCGCTACAAGTAG
- a CDS encoding glycosyl hydrolase family 28-related protein, with product MTSHHATSRRRMLATTAGLGGAALATTVAAAGEASAADTGAGWLNVKDVAYGALGDNSADDRPAIQKAIDAAGQGGTVYFPPGRYKLGAPLKLSLGVTLRGDWNPHFPDRTFMVGSFLRPMYPNTDLGTGFDGDALIVVDPAPDASSTTDAYHKSAYQGGPRLYGLALRGCQDDQNLTVLNKAGTAITGVRVSPGVRDVGMDKVTIWRFTGDGLNAQNSAAFQLNQVHCVANEGHGFTWGDSAGTGGGLVDADLFQCYSQGNKGHGYDILNPNAVTMVDCRAEWNTQHGYSITGINYSMVMVGCNTDRNGQDGFHLSTAAGGRFLQLLGCLAKRDGKSTTGASGFTITGTSAEGVVLTGCSTTVGRDDDNAGTYSPAYGITTSALNSASCVSVVGGEYVGTTAPFNDAGAVLVRHSGVTAGTQTDTTLTWDKSDVHMVSGAAGTARDVQFWSRGKNRRWALRTTDTAESGTGDGSDFALIRYGDDGTALDTPVTVTRSTGRVSFTTPGVVVNANSSPGVNLLQTRAAGQGYAVTGADTSSRAFQSQVTGDAVNRFAIEINGTQSFGPGGTTGRDTSWGRLGTAQIGSPDSDLVAGLAGKGLRVKEGTNAKMGTLTLNGATAVPVPTTAVTATSRIFLTIQAPGGTPAGIAYVSARTAGTSFSVKGVAGDTSTVAWLIVEPA from the coding sequence ATGACCTCGCACCACGCCACCTCCAGACGCCGCATGCTCGCCACCACGGCCGGCCTCGGCGGCGCCGCCCTCGCCACCACGGTCGCCGCGGCCGGTGAGGCCTCCGCGGCGGACACCGGCGCCGGCTGGCTGAACGTCAAGGACGTGGCCTACGGCGCGCTCGGCGACAACTCCGCCGACGACCGGCCCGCGATCCAGAAGGCGATCGACGCGGCGGGCCAGGGCGGCACCGTCTACTTCCCGCCGGGCCGCTACAAGCTCGGCGCGCCCCTGAAGCTCTCCCTGGGCGTGACGCTGCGCGGCGACTGGAACCCGCACTTCCCGGACCGCACGTTCATGGTCGGCTCCTTCCTCCGGCCGATGTACCCGAACACCGATCTCGGCACCGGCTTCGACGGCGACGCGCTGATCGTCGTCGACCCGGCCCCGGACGCCTCCTCGACGACCGACGCCTACCACAAGTCCGCCTACCAGGGCGGGCCCCGGCTGTACGGCCTGGCCCTGCGCGGCTGCCAGGACGACCAGAACCTCACCGTCCTGAACAAGGCGGGCACCGCCATCACCGGCGTCCGCGTCAGCCCCGGCGTCCGGGACGTCGGCATGGACAAGGTGACGATCTGGCGGTTCACCGGCGACGGCCTCAACGCCCAGAACTCGGCCGCCTTCCAGCTCAACCAGGTGCACTGCGTCGCCAACGAGGGCCACGGATTCACCTGGGGCGACTCGGCGGGCACCGGCGGCGGCCTGGTCGACGCCGACCTCTTCCAGTGCTACTCCCAGGGCAACAAGGGCCACGGCTACGACATCCTCAACCCCAACGCCGTGACGATGGTCGACTGCCGCGCCGAGTGGAACACGCAGCACGGCTACAGCATCACCGGCATCAACTACTCGATGGTGATGGTCGGTTGCAACACCGACCGCAACGGCCAGGACGGCTTCCACCTCTCCACCGCGGCGGGCGGACGCTTCCTCCAGCTCCTCGGCTGCCTCGCCAAACGCGACGGAAAATCGACCACCGGCGCCTCCGGCTTCACCATCACCGGCACCTCCGCCGAGGGCGTCGTCCTCACCGGCTGCTCCACCACCGTGGGCCGCGACGACGACAACGCCGGCACGTACTCCCCCGCCTACGGCATCACCACCTCGGCCCTGAACTCCGCGAGCTGCGTCTCGGTCGTAGGAGGCGAATACGTAGGAACCACCGCCCCCTTCAACGACGCCGGCGCGGTCCTCGTCCGGCACAGCGGCGTCACCGCGGGCACCCAGACCGACACCACCCTGACCTGGGACAAGTCCGACGTCCACATGGTGTCCGGGGCCGCCGGAACCGCCCGGGACGTGCAGTTCTGGAGCCGCGGCAAGAACCGCCGCTGGGCCCTGCGCACCACCGACACCGCCGAGTCCGGCACGGGCGACGGCTCCGACTTCGCCCTGATCCGCTACGGCGACGACGGCACCGCCCTGGACACCCCGGTCACCGTCACCCGCAGCACCGGCCGTGTGTCGTTCACCACCCCGGGCGTCGTCGTCAACGCCAACTCCAGCCCCGGCGTGAACCTCCTCCAGACCCGCGCCGCCGGCCAGGGCTACGCCGTCACCGGCGCCGACACGTCCTCCCGCGCCTTCCAGTCCCAGGTCACCGGCGACGCCGTCAACCGCTTCGCCATCGAGATCAACGGCACCCAGAGCTTCGGCCCGGGCGGCACCACGGGCCGCGACACCAGTTGGGGACGCCTCGGCACGGCCCAGATAGGCAGCCCCGACTCGGACCTCGTGGCGGGCCTGGCGGGCAAGGGCCTCCGCGTGAAAGAGGGCACCAACGCCAAGATGGGCACCCTCACCCTGAACGGCGCCACGGCGGTACCGGTCCCCACCACCGCGGTCACGGCCACCAGCCGCATCTTCCTGACGATCCAGGCCCCGGGCGGCACCCCCGCCGGCATCGCCTACGTCTCCGCCCGCACGGCCGGAACGTCCTTCAGCGTCAAGGGAGTTGCGGGCGACACGTCAACGGTGGCGTGGCTGATCGTGGAACCGGCGTAG
- a CDS encoding adenylate kinase gives MRIVLVGPPGAGKGTQAVRLAKTLHIPHISTGDLFRANISQATELGKLAKSYMDAGNLVPDEVTIAMAKDRMEQPDAVNGFLLDGFPRNVSQAEALDELLKTEDIKLDAVLDLEVSEDEVVKRIAGRRICRKDSSHVFHVTYSPAKQDGVCDVCGGELYQRDDDSEDTVRTRLEVYHTQTEPIIDYYKAQGLVVTISSLGPVEEITQRALDALKREDESAK, from the coding sequence ATGCGAATCGTCCTCGTCGGGCCGCCGGGTGCCGGTAAGGGAACGCAGGCTGTGCGCCTCGCCAAGACGCTGCACATCCCGCACATCTCCACGGGCGACCTCTTCCGAGCCAACATCAGTCAGGCCACGGAACTCGGCAAACTGGCGAAGTCCTACATGGACGCGGGCAACCTGGTCCCGGACGAGGTCACCATCGCGATGGCCAAGGACCGCATGGAGCAGCCGGACGCCGTCAACGGCTTTCTGCTGGACGGTTTTCCGCGCAATGTGTCGCAGGCCGAGGCGCTGGACGAGCTGCTGAAGACCGAGGACATCAAGCTGGACGCGGTCCTCGACCTGGAGGTCTCCGAGGACGAGGTGGTCAAGCGCATCGCCGGCCGCCGCATCTGCCGGAAGGACTCCAGCCACGTCTTCCACGTGACGTACAGCCCGGCGAAGCAGGACGGCGTCTGTGACGTCTGCGGCGGCGAGCTGTACCAGCGCGACGACGACTCCGAGGACACGGTCCGCACCCGCCTGGAGGTCTACCACACGCAGACCGAGCCGATCATCGACTACTACAAGGCCCAGGGCCTGGTAGTCACGATCTCTTCGCTCGGTCCGGTGGAGGAGATCACGCAGCGGGCGCTGGACGCGCTGAAGCGCGAGGACGAGAGCGCGAAGTAG
- the rpmJ gene encoding 50S ribosomal protein L36, translating into MKVKPSVKKICDKCRVIRRHGRVMVICENPRHKQRQG; encoded by the coding sequence ATGAAGGTCAAGCCGAGCGTCAAGAAGATCTGCGACAAGTGCAGGGTGATCCGCCGTCACGGTCGGGTCATGGTCATTTGCGAGAACCCGCGCCACAAGCAGCGCCAGGGCTGA
- the rpsI gene encoding 30S ribosomal protein S9, which translates to MAETTVEQPVEETETELVDIESYTTESDVPVEGEYTSESLAGRFGDPQPAAGLGRRKNAIARVRIVPGTGKWKVNGRTLEDYFPNKVHQQEVNEPFKVLELDGRYDVIARISGGGVSGQAGALRLGVARALNEADVDNNRAALKKAGYLRRDDRAVERKKAGLKKARKAPQYSKR; encoded by the coding sequence GTGGCCGAGACCACCGTTGAGCAGCCGGTCGAAGAGACCGAGACCGAGCTCGTCGACATCGAGAGCTACACCACCGAGTCCGACGTCCCCGTCGAGGGTGAGTACACGTCGGAGTCGCTCGCCGGCCGCTTCGGCGACCCGCAGCCGGCCGCCGGCCTGGGCCGTCGCAAGAACGCCATCGCGCGCGTCCGCATCGTGCCCGGCACCGGCAAGTGGAAGGTCAACGGGCGCACGCTCGAGGACTACTTCCCGAACAAGGTCCACCAGCAGGAAGTCAACGAGCCCTTCAAGGTGCTCGAGCTCGACGGCCGCTACGACGTCATCGCCCGTATCTCGGGTGGCGGCGTCTCCGGTCAGGCCGGTGCCCTGCGCCTCGGCGTGGCCCGCGCGCTGAACGAGGCCGACGTGGACAACAACCGCGCCGCCCTCAAGAAGGCCGGTTACCTCCGTCGCGACGACCGTGCGGTCGAGCGCAAGAAGGCCGGTCTCAAGAAGGCCCGCAAGGCCCCGCAGTACAGCAAGCGCTAA
- a CDS encoding DNA-directed RNA polymerase subunit alpha, with protein MLIAQRPSLTEEVVDEFRSRFVIEPLEPGFGYTLGNSLRRTLLSSIPGAAVTSIRIDGVLHEFTTVPGVKEDVTDLILNIKQLVVSSEHDEPVVMYLRKQGPGLVTAADIAPPAGVEVHNPDLVLATLNGKGKLEMELTVERGRGYVSAVQNKQVGQEIGRIPVDSIYSPVLKVTYKVEATRVEQRTDFDKLIVDVETKQAMRPRDAMASAGKTLVELFGLARELNIDAEGIDMGPSPTDAALAADLALPIEELELTVRSYNCLKREGIHSVGELVARSEADLLDIRNFGAKSIDEVKAKLAGMGLALKDSPPGFDPTAAADAFGADDDVDAGFVETEQY; from the coding sequence ATGCTGATCGCTCAGCGTCCGTCTCTGACCGAAGAGGTCGTCGACGAATTCCGGTCCCGGTTCGTGATCGAGCCGCTGGAGCCGGGCTTCGGCTACACCCTCGGCAACTCCCTCCGCCGTACGCTCCTCTCCTCGATCCCCGGTGCCGCTGTCACCAGCATCCGGATCGACGGCGTTCTGCACGAGTTCACCACCGTGCCGGGCGTCAAGGAGGACGTCACCGACCTGATCCTCAACATCAAGCAGCTCGTCGTCTCCTCGGAGCACGACGAGCCCGTCGTGATGTACCTGCGCAAGCAGGGTCCGGGTCTGGTCACCGCCGCCGACATCGCGCCCCCGGCCGGTGTCGAGGTGCACAACCCCGACCTCGTCCTCGCCACGCTCAACGGCAAGGGCAAGCTGGAGATGGAGCTGACCGTCGAGCGCGGTCGCGGCTACGTCTCCGCCGTGCAGAACAAGCAGGTGGGCCAGGAGATCGGCCGTATTCCGGTCGACTCCATCTACAGCCCCGTGCTGAAGGTCACGTACAAGGTCGAGGCGACCCGTGTCGAGCAGCGCACCGACTTCGACAAGCTGATCGTCGACGTCGAGACCAAGCAGGCCATGCGTCCCCGTGACGCCATGGCGTCCGCCGGTAAGACCCTGGTGGAGCTGTTCGGTCTGGCGCGTGAGCTCAACATCGACGCCGAGGGCATCGACATGGGCCCGTCCCCGACGGACGCCGCCCTTGCCGCTGATCTCGCCCTGCCGATCGAGGAGCTCGAGCTCACCGTTCGGTCGTACAACTGCCTCAAGCGCGAGGGCATCCACTCCGTGGGTGAGCTCGTGGCGCGTTCCGAGGCCGACCTCCTGGACATCCGTAACTTCGGTGCGAAGTCCATCGACGAGGTCAAGGCGAAGCTGGCCGGCATGGGCCTGGCCCTGAAGGACAGCCCGCCCGGATTCGACCCGACGGCCGCGGCGGACGCGTTTGGCGCGGACGATGACGTGGACGCGGGTTTCGTGGAGACCGAGCAGTACTAG
- the rplQ gene encoding 50S ribosomal protein L17 has protein sequence MPKPTKGARLGGSAAHEKLLIANLAKSLFEHGRITTTEAKARKLRPYAERLVTKAKKGDLHNRRQVLQVITDKSVVHTLFTEIGPRYENRPGGYTRITKIGNRRGDNAPMAVIELVEALTVAQAATGEAEAATKRAAKDAEVAAPVEVVEDAKPAEVEADEESKDA, from the coding sequence ATGCCGAAGCCCACCAAGGGTGCCCGTCTGGGCGGCAGTGCCGCGCACGAGAAGCTGCTCATCGCGAACCTCGCGAAGTCGCTCTTCGAGCACGGCCGTATCACCACCACCGAGGCGAAGGCCCGCAAGCTGCGGCCGTACGCCGAGCGGCTGGTCACCAAGGCGAAGAAGGGTGACCTTCACAACCGCCGTCAGGTGCTCCAGGTGATCACGGACAAGAGCGTCGTCCACACGCTCTTCACCGAGATCGGTCCGCGGTACGAGAACCGTCCCGGTGGCTACACCCGTATCACCAAGATCGGTAACCGTCGTGGGGACAATGCGCCCATGGCTGTCATCGAGCTGGTCGAGGCGCTGACCGTCGCACAGGCTGCGACGGGTGAGGCCGAGGCCGCGACCAAGCGTGCCGCGAAGGACGCCGAGGTTGCTGCCCCGGTTGAGGTCGTCGAGGACGCGAAGCCGGCTGAGGTCGAGGCCGACGAAGAGTCCAAGGACGCGTAA
- the truA gene encoding tRNA pseudouridine(38-40) synthase TruA, with protein MSDDVAVGFVRVRLDLSYDGTEFSGWAKQAGGRRTVQGEIEDALRTVTRSGAAAYDLTVAGRTDAGVHARGQVAHVDLPGELWAEHREKLLKRLAGRLPKDVRVWGVAEAPEGFNARFAALWRRYVYRVGDRAGGVDPLLRNHVLWHDWELDVDVMDAAAKSLVGEHDFAAYAKKREGASTVREILDFGVRRRGDGVVEIEVRADAFCHNQVRSMVGALVFVGDGHRGAEWPRKVLDARVRDSAVHVVRPHGLTLEEVAYPADALLAERQTQARRVRGAVH; from the coding sequence GTGAGTGATGACGTAGCGGTCGGGTTTGTTCGTGTGCGGCTTGATCTCTCTTATGACGGGACCGAGTTCTCCGGGTGGGCCAAGCAGGCCGGGGGGCGGCGGACCGTGCAGGGGGAGATCGAGGACGCGCTGCGGACGGTGACGCGGTCGGGGGCGGCGGCGTACGACCTGACCGTGGCCGGGCGGACCGATGCGGGGGTGCATGCCCGGGGGCAGGTGGCTCATGTCGATCTGCCGGGGGAGTTGTGGGCGGAGCACCGGGAGAAGCTGCTGAAGCGGCTTGCGGGGCGGTTGCCGAAGGATGTGCGGGTGTGGGGGGTGGCGGAGGCCCCTGAGGGGTTCAACGCGCGGTTCGCGGCCTTGTGGCGGCGGTACGTGTACCGGGTGGGGGACCGGGCGGGGGGTGTCGATCCCTTGCTGCGGAACCATGTCCTCTGGCACGACTGGGAGTTGGACGTCGACGTGATGGACGCCGCTGCCAAGTCCCTTGTGGGGGAACATGACTTCGCCGCTTATGCGAAGAAGCGCGAGGGTGCGTCGACCGTGCGGGAGATTCTTGACTTCGGGGTGCGGCGGCGGGGCGACGGTGTCGTCGAGATCGAGGTGCGTGCCGATGCCTTCTGCCACAACCAAGTGCGGTCCATGGTGGGCGCGTTGGTGTTCGTCGGCGACGGGCACCGGGGCGCCGAGTGGCCGCGGAAGGTGCTGGACGCGCGGGTGCGGGACAGTGCCGTGCATGTCGTACGGCCGCACGGGCTGACCCTGGAGGAGGTCGCGTACCCGGCGGACGCGCTGCTCGCGGAGCGGCAGACGCAGGCCCGCCGGGTAAGAGGCGCTGTGCACTGA
- the rpsK gene encoding 30S ribosomal protein S11, with protein sequence MPPKGRQGAAKKVRRKEKKNVAHGHAHIKSTFNNTIVSITDPSGNVISWASAGHVGFKGSRKSTPFAAQMAAESAARRAQEHGMRKVDVFVKGPGSGRETAIRSLQATGLEVGSIQDVTPTPHNGCRPPKRRRV encoded by the coding sequence ATGCCCCCCAAGGGTCGTCAGGGCGCTGCCAAGAAGGTGCGCCGCAAGGAAAAGAAGAACGTCGCTCATGGCCACGCGCACATCAAGAGCACGTTCAACAACACCATCGTCTCGATCACGGACCCCTCGGGCAACGTGATCTCCTGGGCCTCCGCCGGCCACGTCGGCTTCAAGGGCTCGCGCAAGTCCACCCCCTTCGCCGCGCAGATGGCCGCCGAGTCGGCCGCCCGTCGCGCGCAGGAGCACGGCATGCGCAAGGTTGACGTCTTCGTGAAGGGCCCGGGCTCCGGTCGCGAGACCGCGATCCGCTCCCTCCAGGCCACTGGCCTCGAGGTCGGCTCCATCCAGGACGTCACCCCCACCCCGCACAACGGCTGCCGTCCGCCGAAGCGCCGCCGCGTCTGA
- the rplM gene encoding 50S ribosomal protein L13, with protein sequence MRTYSPKPGDVTRQWHVIDAQDIVLGRLATTAANLLRGKHKPTYAPHMDMGDFVIIINADKVHLSGNKKTQKLAYRHSGYPGGLRSVRYDELLAKNPEKAVEKAIKGMIPKNTLGRQMISKLKVYSGDQHPHAAQQPVPFEITQVAQ encoded by the coding sequence GTGCGTACGTACAGCCCCAAGCCCGGCGATGTGACTCGCCAGTGGCACGTCATTGACGCCCAGGACATCGTCCTCGGCCGTCTGGCTACCACTGCCGCGAACCTCCTCCGTGGCAAGCACAAGCCGACCTATGCCCCGCACATGGACATGGGCGACTTCGTCATCATCATCAACGCCGACAAGGTTCACCTGTCCGGCAACAAGAAGACCCAGAAGCTGGCGTACCGCCACTCCGGTTACCCGGGTGGTCTGCGCTCCGTCCGTTACGACGAGCTGCTGGCGAAGAACCCCGAGAAGGCCGTCGAGAAGGCCATCAAGGGCATGATCCCCAAGAACACCCTGGGCCGTCAGATGATCAGCAAGCTGAAGGTCTACTCGGGCGACCAGCACCCGCACGCTGCCCAGCAGCCGGTGCCGTTCGAGATCACCCAGGTCGCGCAGTAG